Proteins encoded within one genomic window of Azospirillaceae bacterium:
- a CDS encoding heme lyase CcmF/NrfE family subunit: protein MIPELGHYALVLALCVSLVQSVLPMAGAHRGDIAWMESGRPAALAQFLCVGTAFAALTWSYVVSDFTVVNVVENSHSAKPLLYRISGVWGNHEGSMVLWVLILAVFGAAVALFGTNLPPTLRARVLSVQGLIAVGFLLFILVTSNPFLRVFPPPPDGQDLNPLLQDPGLAFHPPFLYLGYVGFSMAFSFAVAALIEGRVDPAWARWVRPWTLAAWTALTAGIVLGSFWAYYELGWGGWWYWDPVENASFMPWLLGTALLHSAIVAEKRDALKSWTILLAILTFALSLMGTFLVRSGVLTSVHAFAVDPARGLFILVLLVAATGGSLLLYALRAPTLKAGGLFAPVSREGSLVINNLLLSTGTATVFIGTLYPLLLDALGGGRVSVGPPFFNATFVPLMVPMVALMVVGPLLAWKRGDLAGALGRLKVALGVTVAAVLATLWLQGFKPVMALVGIAVGAWAVCGALAEVAERIKLFRAPLRESWTRAVNLPRGAWGMALAHAGIGVMILGMVGSDLWMSERIALMRPGETMTVAGHTLRFEKVETRNVDNYRTETGTFLLERDGRPVTTLHPEQRWYPVAKTATGEAAIHTTVRGDVYVVMADRRDDGAWTVRTYVHPLVPLLWTGGSLLVLGGLVSLTDRRLRVGAPAGRTARKPTAPKSAPLAAE from the coding sequence ATGATCCCCGAACTCGGCCATTACGCCCTGGTGCTGGCGCTGTGCGTTTCGCTGGTGCAATCGGTCCTGCCCATGGCCGGCGCGCACCGCGGCGACATCGCATGGATGGAGTCCGGCCGGCCCGCGGCGCTGGCCCAGTTCCTGTGCGTGGGCACCGCCTTCGCCGCCCTGACCTGGTCCTACGTGGTGTCCGACTTCACGGTCGTGAACGTGGTCGAGAACAGCCACTCGGCCAAGCCGCTGCTGTACCGGATCAGCGGGGTGTGGGGGAACCACGAGGGCTCGATGGTCCTGTGGGTCCTGATCCTGGCCGTGTTCGGGGCGGCGGTCGCCCTCTTCGGCACCAATCTGCCGCCCACGCTGCGGGCACGAGTGCTGTCGGTGCAGGGCCTGATCGCGGTCGGGTTCCTGCTGTTCATCCTGGTGACCAGCAATCCGTTCCTGCGCGTCTTCCCGCCGCCGCCCGACGGGCAGGACCTGAACCCGCTGCTGCAGGACCCCGGCCTCGCCTTCCACCCGCCGTTCCTTTACCTGGGTTATGTCGGCTTCTCGATGGCGTTCTCGTTCGCCGTTGCCGCCCTGATCGAGGGGCGGGTGGATCCCGCCTGGGCCCGTTGGGTGCGGCCGTGGACACTGGCCGCCTGGACCGCGCTCACCGCCGGCATCGTGCTGGGCAGCTTCTGGGCCTACTACGAGCTGGGCTGGGGCGGCTGGTGGTATTGGGATCCGGTCGAGAACGCCAGCTTCATGCCCTGGCTCCTCGGGACGGCGCTCCTGCATTCGGCCATCGTCGCGGAAAAGCGCGATGCGCTGAAGAGCTGGACGATCCTGCTGGCGATCCTGACCTTCGCGCTGTCGCTGATGGGCACGTTCCTGGTCCGCTCGGGCGTGCTGACGTCGGTCCATGCCTTCGCGGTGGATCCCGCCCGCGGCCTCTTCATCCTGGTCCTTCTGGTCGCGGCGACCGGCGGCTCGCTGCTGCTCTATGCCCTGCGCGCGCCGACCCTGAAGGCGGGCGGCCTGTTCGCCCCGGTCAGCCGGGAAGGGTCGCTGGTCATCAACAACCTGCTTCTGTCGACGGGCACCGCCACCGTGTTCATCGGCACGCTGTACCCGCTGCTGCTGGACGCGTTGGGCGGCGGCCGCGTGTCGGTCGGCCCCCCCTTCTTCAACGCCACCTTCGTGCCGCTGATGGTGCCGATGGTGGCGTTGATGGTGGTCGGACCGCTTCTGGCCTGGAAGCGCGGCGATCTCGCCGGGGCGCTGGGCCGTCTGAAGGTGGCGCTGGGCGTGACGGTGGCGGCGGTGCTCGCCACGCTATGGCTCCAGGGGTTCAAGCCGGTGATGGCGCTGGTCGGCATCGCCGTCGGCGCCTGGGCCGTCTGCGGCGCCCTGGCCGAAGTGGCCGAGCGCATCAAGCTGTTCCGCGCGCCCCTGCGGGAAAGCTGGACCCGCGCGGTGAACCTGCCCCGTGGCGCCTGGGGCATGGCGCTGGCCCATGCCGGCATCGGTGTGATGATCCTCGGCATGGTCGGCTCCGACCTTTGGATGAGCGAACGCATTGCGCTGATGCGACCGGGGGAAACGATGACGGTTGCCGGCCACACGCTGCGCTTCGAAAAGGTCGAAACGCGCAACGTGGACAACTACCGGACCGAAACGGGCACCTTCCTTCTGGAGCGGGACGGCCGCCCGGTCACCACCCTGCACCCGGAACAACGCTGGTATCCCGTCGCGAAGACCGCAACGGGCGAGGCCGCGATCCACACCACGGTTCGGGGCGACGTCTATGTGGTCATGGCGGACCGGCGGGACGACGGCGCCTGGACGGTGCGCACCTATGTCCACCCGCTGGTGCCGTTGCTGTGGACGGGCGGCAGCCTGCTGGTCCTGGGCGGCCTGGTCAGCCTGACCGACCGGCGGCTGCGCGTGGGCGCCCCCGCCGGACGGACAGCGCGCAAGCCGACCGCGCCCAAGTCGGCCCCCTTGGCGGCGGAGTGA
- a CDS encoding DsbE family thiol:disulfide interchange protein — MRRLLVILPLLLFVGVAGAFAVQLLRGADPSKLPSALIDRPVPDFALDPVPATGMPGLSTADLRGRVAVVNVFASWCAPCRVEHPLITRLAEREGIPVFGLNHKDAAGDAADWLKRLGNPYARIGADLSGRVSIDWGVYGVPETFVVDHLGRIRHRHVGPLTPRDVEATILPLVRELRRRAADGVS, encoded by the coding sequence ATGCGGCGCCTGCTCGTGATCCTGCCCCTGCTGCTGTTCGTCGGTGTGGCCGGCGCGTTCGCGGTCCAGCTCCTTCGTGGCGCGGATCCGTCCAAGCTGCCGTCCGCCCTGATCGACCGGCCGGTGCCGGACTTCGCGCTCGACCCCGTGCCGGCCACCGGTATGCCCGGCCTGTCCACCGCCGACCTGCGGGGCCGGGTCGCGGTCGTGAACGTCTTCGCGTCCTGGTGCGCCCCGTGCCGGGTGGAGCACCCGCTGATCACCCGCCTGGCCGAGCGCGAAGGCATCCCCGTCTTCGGGTTGAACCACAAGGACGCCGCCGGGGACGCGGCCGATTGGCTGAAGCGTCTGGGCAACCCCTACGCCCGCATCGGCGCCGACCTCTCCGGCCGGGTGTCGATCGACTGGGGCGTTTACGGCGTGCCCGAAACCTTCGTCGTGGACCACCTGGGCCGCATCCGCCACCGCCATGTCGGGCCGCTGACCCCCCGGGATGTGGAGGCCACGATCCTGCCGCTGGTCCGCGAACTGCGCCGGCGCGCGGCGGACGGCGTGTCGTGA
- a CDS encoding cytochrome c-type biogenesis protein: MSNRGAMLRPLLVAALLAWSGFAGPSWAVQPDEVLADPALEARARSIGAELRCLVCQNQSIDESNAPLARDLRRLVRERLAAGDTDAQVRAFVVDRYGQYVLLRPPFTPSTYLLWIGPFALLVAAGAAVAVWLRRRPALAEAALTEEERRRIERLLADDNRPAAEGR, encoded by the coding sequence GTGAGCAACAGGGGCGCCATGCTCCGGCCGCTGCTTGTGGCCGCCCTGCTGGCTTGGTCCGGTTTCGCCGGCCCGTCGTGGGCGGTGCAGCCGGACGAGGTGCTGGCGGACCCTGCGCTGGAGGCGCGCGCGCGGAGCATCGGCGCGGAACTGCGGTGCCTGGTCTGCCAGAACCAGTCCATCGACGAGTCCAACGCGCCGCTGGCCCGCGACCTGCGGCGGCTGGTGCGCGAACGCTTGGCCGCGGGCGATACCGACGCGCAGGTGCGGGCGTTCGTGGTGGACCGCTACGGTCAATACGTCCTGCTCCGCCCGCCCTTCACCCCGTCCACATACCTGCTGTGGATCGGGCCGTTTGCGCTTCTGGTGGCCGCGGGTGCCGCGGTGGCGGTGTGGCTGCGCCGCCGGCCCGCCCTGGCCGAAGCCGCCCTGACGGAGGAGGAGCGCCGGCGGATCGAACGCCTGCTGGCGGACGACAACCGGCCGGCGGCCGAGGGACGCTGA